GCACGACATTATGTTTATGCGCAGCGGGCTGGCGACAGATAACCAGTCAAAACTGGAGCAGGTGGTGAAATCGAATGTCAGCCCGATGACAGAAGCAGCGTGGAGAACATTGTTTATCGACAATGGCTTTGCCGAGGTGGAAACGTGCCACGGGGCAATGTCGCTGATGTCGCCCGTTGGGCTGATCCGTGATGAAGGTTTCGCGCGTGCGTTGCGCATTGTTTTTAATGGCTTGCGCACCCGTGATAACCGGACGCGTTTTCTCGGCATGTTCCGCTTTTTTCGCGCAAATCGCCGCCAGTTAAACTACATTGCCTGCTGTTCACGCAAGGCGTAACACCTCAGCTTTTGCGCGCCGTCCAGCCATGGATCAGCAGCGACTGGAAAAAGCGCAGCGGTGGGGTAAAACCAGCCTGTTCAATCAGCGCTTCCGTGGCTTCTGCGGGCAACAGCAGCAGGCGCTGCGACAGTTGCGCTTTGATTTCAGCCATATCGCGCGGTGCCTGGCTGGCGGTTTCGTGCATGGCTGTCCACACTTCAAGCTGTTCATCAAACGCCGGGCTGTGCATATCCCCGGCGATCTCCGCTGTGATCACACGTCCACCATGTTTTAACTGGCTCGCCATTTGTGAATAGATGCCATCGCGCTGCGGATGCTGAATAAAATGCGTCACCAGCAGGCAGATCACCGCATCAAAATCGCCGCTGGCGGGAAGCTCACAAAGATAGCCTTCATGCAATGTGCAGCGGTTGGCAATGCCCGCCTGGTCGAGCTTTTGCTGGCAAACTGCCAGCATATCTGGCGAGGGATCAACGCCGGCAAAATGCCAGTGCGGATGGTGCTGCGCAAGGCGAATGATTTCGCTGCCGGTGCCGACACCAACGCAGAGAATTCGCGCCTGTTGCGGCATTTTTTTCAGCAACAGAGAGATAAGCAGGTGCAGATTGTTAGCAATTTCGCCCAGTCGCTCGTTGTAAGCATCGTACTGGCGGGAGAATTCGCTGTTAAAAATATCGTTCGTATTCTGTGCCACGTTATCTCCGGGATGGTTGTCAGTAATGTAACTTAAAATATTACATGATAATAGGCAGCGCAAGGCATATGCATATTTCGGCAAACCAGTGCGAAAATGATCGTTTTGGTTATGGTGCGCTTTGCGTTTAACTGAGCACGTCAACCTTTGCTGGAGAACGTGCTGATGAAGACATTGCTGCAACAGTGGCTTAATCGCCTTACCCCGACGCTGCCATTACAGACGGACGCGGGGGAATATGATTCGGGGCGCCATGTGGCGCTACTGATCCCGTTCGGCCTGCTTTATGGTCTTGATTATCATCCTTCTGTATGGATTTACGATGAAAAATGAGCGCTTTCACCTGGTGATGCGCTATAGCTACTGGAATGAACTGTGCGCTGAAAAGTAAAACCCGTCTGATATCAGGCGGGTTTTTTGTTTGTGCTGCGCAGGGTTTTGGTGAATTCACAACTGCCACTTTTTAACTGTTCTTTCGATCTCACTTCTCACTTTTTTAGAATTAACGAAGGCGATTTTTTCTGGCTTATGCCTGAGGTCACATTTTCGACAACTTAACTTGTATGGTAGTAGACATAAATTCCCGAAGGGAGATAACGTGAAGACTGTGATGTTTTCCGGTGGCAACAGGCGTGCGTTATTAACGGCGCCGTTCTGGCACAAATAATTCTCTTATGGAGTTTTTATGTCCATGATAAATAAAGAACAGTTACAGCTTAAGAGCCTTATAAAGCTGAGCAGTTGCGGGGGCTGGTTATGACCCGTAAAAACCGAAAAGTGACGATTCCTGTCAGCATTGGTTACGGCATGACAGACATAATGGGCGGTGGCGCTTTTACGGTAATTGGCGCCTGGCTGCTGTTTTATTACACTACGTTTGTCGGTTTATCGCCGATTCAGGCGGCGTCCATTGTCGCGATCGCAAGGATTGTTGATGCTATCGTGAGCCTGTTTATGGGCAGTTTTACCGATCATTTTTATAAAAATTTTCTAGGCAAGAAATTTGGCCGGCGTCGTTTCTTTTTACTTATCGGCGCTCCGCTGATGCTGGTTTATATTCTGTTATGGCTGAATGGCATGAATTTTTGGTTTTATCTTGCCGTTTACCTGGCGTTTGAAATTATTGCTGCCATGGTCTTAATCCCGTGGGAAACATTGCCATCGGAAATGACCAAAGATTTTAACGATCGCACCAAGCTTTCTACTTGCCGCATGTTTCTTTCGGCTTCCGGTACGTTTCTCGCGACCTTTATCCCCGGTGTGTTAATTGGCTGGCTGGGTGAAAAAAATGCCGATGCGTATTTGATTAACGGCGTTGTTTTTGCTGTGTTGTTTATGGTCTGCGTATTTATTTCCTGGAAAGTAAGCTGGGAGCGAGAAATCACACCAGAAATGATGCAGGAGATGGAGAAAAAACGTCAAACTGGCAATGCGGCGCAAACACTTACCGGCGTGATTAAGTTATTTAAAGATTATGCCTCGACACTGAAAATTCGTGCATTCCGCAAGCATCTGGCTATTTATCTTTTCTCTTTCACGGCGAAAGATATTTATAACACGGTGTTTGTTTTTTTCTGTGTTTATTGCTTGCATGTCTCATCTTCGCTGGCGGGAACCTTGCTGTCGATGAGCATCGTCGGGCTGCCGGTAACGCTCGTCGCGGGCTTCGCCATTATCAAATATGGCCCGTCCCGGCTTTATGTTTTTGCCTACAGCATGATGCTGCTGTGCCTGGGCGGTTTCTTTCTGGTGTACCAATTCCCCACGGAAAACAAAGTGGTGCTGCTGGTGATCCTTGCCGGGTTCTACCAGGTTGGGCGCTGCGTTCTGGAATTTACGCCGTGGAACGTGTTCCCGTTTATTCCGGACATTGACGAAATGATTACGCGCCAGCGCCGCGAAGGACTATTTGCTGCCGTGATGACGTTTTCACGTAAAACTACGGTAGCCATTGCGACCTTTGCCGTGGGTTTGCTATTGCAGAGCGGTGGTTTTGTTAAAGGCAGCCTGCAACAGCCTCAGGAAGCGATCACCACCATTGTGATGTTGTTGTTTATTGGCACCGCCGGGCTTTTGCTGGTGGCAATGTGGCAAGCCCTGACTTTCCATCTGAATAAGCGCACACACCGTATTTTTGTCGATGAACTTGACCGCCTGAAAGCCAACGGAAATAAACAGAGTGTGACACCTGAAGCGCGTAAAGTTGTCGAAGACTTGACAGGTCATCGTTACGACACGCTTTGGTCTGATGCCACGGTAGACGATGCAGTAATATCAACTGCCGGATTAAGTAAAAGTTATATGCCGAAATAGGTTTAATTGCCTGGTATATATTGGGCTGATTTTTTTAAAAAAGGATCGGCTATTTTTAAAGGGCATTTATTGATGAATCAATATCATGTTGAGTCGGTGGATTATTCTCGGTGAGAGTAATTTTGCGGGCGGAAAAAATAACTTACATAATGTTGCACATCTGTCATATGAGTGCTGCGGTTTTCGTGTTTAATAGCTGCGGCTACTGTAACTCAGTACGCTCCTCCAGAGCGCGAGAGTTGCAAATTTTAACCGTTAGGTTAATTCATCTTTTTTAAGATTTGCTTAGACCTCCCGATTGCGATCCGGAGGTCTTTTTTTGCGTGTTGTGCCGCCTTGTTTTTATTTTTCGCGGTTGACACAAAATTGTCATAAATTCGCTCTATGCTGCCCTCGCTCTTAATATTATTCAAAAATTTAATCACTATTTCGATTCGGAGAGACTATGGCAATGCTTAATGCGTCAGTTCGCCTGATGGCTGCTGCTCTTGCACTTTCTACGACTACTGTTTTCGCTGCAACGAATGTGACGGGTGCTGGTGGTACTTTCCCGGCGCCTGTATATGCAAAATGGGCGGCTGAATACCAGAAACAGACGGGATCTCAGGTGAACTACCAGGGGATTGGTTCTTCTGGCGGCATCAAACAGATTATTGCGAAAACCGTGGACTTCGGCGCATCCGATGCCCCGATGAGTGATGATGATCTGGCGAAAAACGGCCTGTTTCAGTTTCCGACTGTCATTGGTGGTGTGGTGCTGGCGGTTAATATTCCTGGCGTAAAATCCGGCGAACTGACGCTGGACGGCAAAACGCTGGGCGATATTTATCTGGGCACCGTTAAAAAGTGGAATGACCCGGAAATCACCAAACTGAATCCGAAAGTCAAACTGCCGGACACGAATATTAACGTGGTGCGCCGCGCAGATGGCTCGGGCACTTCTTTTGTTTTCACCAGCTACTTATCTAAAGTGAATGCTGACTGGGCAAGCAAAGTGGGTAAAGGCTCAACGGTGAACTGGCCGGTTGGCTTAGGCGGTAAAGGCAACGATGGCGTTGCCGCGTTTGTACAGCGTCTGCCGGGCTCCATCGGCTATGTTGAATACGCCTATGCTAAACAGAACAACCTGACCTGGACAAAACTGTTTGACGCCGATGGCAAAGTGGTTGAGCCGTCACAGCAGAGCTTCAGCAATAGCGCCAAAGGGGCTGACTGGAGTAAATCTTTCGCTCAGGATCTGACTTTCCAGAAAGGCAAAGATGCATGGCCGATTTCGTCCACCACCTTTATCCTGGTGTATAAAAAACAGGATGACGCGGCGAAAGGCGCTGAAGTGCTGAAATTCTTCGACTGGTCTTACAAAAATGGCAGCACCATCGCCAGCGATCTGGATTACGCGCCGCTGCCGGATTCCGTTACCGCTCAGGTTCGCGCTGCATGGAAAGCCAACGTACAGGACGCTTCTGGTAAGCCGCTGTTCTAATCTCGCTATTTCTTAAAAACAAACCCGGTGCGCTACCGGGTTTTTTGTTATTAGCTCAAAGCTAATTGCCTACGCAACGTATTTTTATTTTATTAAGTTGAGTGGCGAATAATTATGTTTACCAGGTTAATAACATTGAGGCTTGTTATATTACTTTGATAGATAATTCTGCAACGATATTTTTATTGTCTTAATGCTTCTAAGTTATATTTTAAATGATGCACTTCGATTGTCTGTTTTTCACTCGCCAGACCAAATGAATCATCTGATTTTGAAGTATGGCATATTGTTCTATTTGTTAACCCCTGTTAGTTTTTAGCCCGGTCTTGATTTATTCCCCGCTCGCGGGATACTGCGATGTTCAATCCTGATGTTAATTCTTTCACAGGCTTTGTAAAAACCAGACGTCTCGCGAGGTGCCAGGTTTCATTTTTTATTCTGATTCGGTATGCCTGGTGAAGTTACCAATAAATTCATTCGAATAAAAAATCGATTCCAGGCTCAGGAAACAAGACTGAGAACGTTTTATTTCAAATTGGTTCTGAAGGTTAATTAAAGGGAAGCAAAAGCGTGATTAATTCGGAAAAGAAAGTCCAACGCCTTGTGAGAACTCAGCTGGCTCCGTTGACGGTTGCAATGATATTCGCATTACCTGCTGTTGCGCATTCCGCTGGTTTAAGTATGAAAAATGGCACGCTATATAATGCGAATGGCGTGCCGGTCGTGGATATTAGTAAACCTAACAGTAATGGCTTGTCACATAACGTCTGGGACAACCTCAACGTCGATAAAAATGGCGTTATTTTTAATAACAGCGGTTCAGCATCCGATACCGTATTAGGCGGCACCATCCAGGGTAACAGCAATCTGACATCCGGGTCAGCAAAAGTTATTCTCAACGAAGTCACCTCCAAAAATGCATCGACGATTAATGGCATGATGGAAGTGGCGGGTGATAAAGCTGCATTAATTATCGCCAACCCCAATGGCATTACGGTAAATGGTGGCGGTACGATTAATACTGATAAACTCACTCTGACCACCGGCACACCAGATATTCAGAATGACAAACTTGCAGGTTATTCCGTAAACGGCGGAACTATTACTATCAGTAAACTGGATAACGCCAGCCCTACTGAAATTTTGTCGCGCAACGTAGTGCTCAGCGGAAAAGTAACCGCAGATGAACTGAATATTGTTGCGGGTAATAACTACGTTAATACTGCCGGTCAGGTGACCGGAACGGTCACGGCGTCAGGCTCGCGTAACAGCTATAGCGTTGACGTTGCACAAGTTGGCGGCATGTACGCGAATAAAATTAATCTTATTAGTACCGAAAGCGGCGTGGGCGTGCGTAATCAGGGCGTCATTGCCGGTGGCTCTGGCGGGATCAGCATTGATGCCAATGGTCAGCTACTGAACAGTAATGCACAGATTCAATCGACCGGTTCGACAAAGATTAATACCAACGGCAAATTGGACAATACAACGGGTCTTATTACTTCTGCGGGTGCTATTTATCTCGATACTAATAAGAACGCTATTGTTAATGCCCGTTCAGGTACGATTTCGACGACGGCAGATATCTACGTTAATAGCGGCGAATTTGATAACACCAACGGCAAAATTGCCGCCAGCGGTGTGCTGGCTGTCGATACCAATAACAATACGTTTACCAACGTGGGTAAAGGAAACGATGTTGGTATCGAAGCAGGTATTGTCACCTTAAAAACCGGTACGCTAAATAACAGTAACGGTCAGATCCACGGCGGCTATCTGGGGCTTGAATCCGGTGCGATCAACAACAACAGCGGTATTCTGGAAACATCAGGCGACATGGACATTGTCAGCCTTGGCAATGTCGACAATAACAAGGGCCTGATCCGCTCTGCCAGCGGCCATATCAACATCCTGTCTGGCGGCACTATCAACAACGGCAGCACCAAAACAGCGGATACCGTCAGTTCCGACTCCTTAGGTATCGCAGCCGATACTGGTGTAGTAATCAACGCAAACAGCATCAATAACAGCGGTGGTCAGATCGCATCGAACGGCGATGTGTCACTAAACAGTAAGGGCCTGGTCAATAATGATTCCGGTAATCTTCTTTCCAATAGCAAAGTGATTGTGAAGGGCGATTCTTATCGTAATGACTACGGTGGCATCGGCGGCAAGAAGGGCGTGGAGGTGTCGGTTAACGGCGACCTGAGCAACTATATCGGCGTTGTGAGTGCGGAAGAAGGTGATATCTCACTGAGTGCAAATGCGGTCGATACCCACGGCGGTTTCATGATGGGGCAAAATATCTCCCTCGACGCGAAAGCCAGCGTAAACACCACCAGATCGCTGGTATTAGCCAGTGAAAAGCTGACTATCCATGCGGGCGGAAATGTTGATAACCGTGATGGTAATCGCTTTGGCAATGACTTTGGCCTCTATTTCGGCATGCCGCAACAGACCGGTGGCTTAATCGGTAAAGGTGGCGTTGAGATTTCCGGGCAGAATATTTACAACAACAACAGCCGCATCATTGCAGAAAATGGGCCAATGAGCCTGCAAGCGAAAGGGAACATTGATAACACGCGTGCGCTGATGGTCAGCGGGGCGGATACCGCAATCAAAACCGGCGGGGCTTTCTACAATAACTACGCAACGATTTCCAGCGGAGGCAACCTCACACTCGATACCGTTTCCCTGGAAAACTACAGCAGCGGCACGCTTATCGATAATAACGCCACAGGTTTCATCAACTCAGAAAAAGATCTTACGCTGAATGTGGACAACAATTTCACGAACTACGGCTGGATCAATGGTAAAGGCGCAGTGGCGCTGAATGTTGCGAAAGGGGCGTTTTACAACCGTAATACCCTTGCAGCTGATAAGGCGCTTGCGATCAATGCCCTGAACGGTATTGAGAACTTTAAAGATATCTCTGCAGGCGGCAGCCTGACGCTGGATACGCAACGTCATGTGGCAAATAACAGCAACAGCAATATGGTCGGTAACGGGATTACTATTAACGCGGTAAACGATATTAATAACCGCGGTAATATTGTCAGCGACGGCGATATGAACGTTGTGACTAAAGGTAATCTCTATAACTACCTCTATATGCTGGGCGCTGGTGATGTCGCGATTACCGCAAACAACGTCAACAACAATAATTCCCTTATTGAAGCAGGCGGTGATCTGACGATTACCTCTAATGGCAATGTGGGTAATAACCGTGGCACGCTGCGTTCCCTGACTGGCGATGTTAATGTGGCGGCAAAAGGAACGGTTGATAACTATAACGGTAAGATCACCTCAGCTGGTGATGTCGGAATTAGCGGCAACAGGTTGCTCAATGATTATGGTCAGATTGCTGGCTTAAGCGATATTAACCTGATTCTGACGGGCAACTTCGATAGTTACAAAGGTTCTGTGACCTCTCAAATGGGCGATATCAAGCTGGTTGCCAACTCGGTGGATAACAACAACGGGTTAATCGCAGGTGAAAATATCTCCATTGATTCCAAATCAGGTATCTATAACAACACGGCGCTGATTGCCGCGAATAAAACACTTACCGTAAATGCTGTCGGCAATATTGAAAACAGAGACGGTAATAACTTCAGTTATTACAACGGCGAGTATTTTGGTGTCGCAGGCGATGTGGGGGGCATGGTGGGTAACGCGGGCGTCTCGCTTTCCGCACAGAATATCTACAACACTAACAGCCGCATTCTGGCAGAGAACGGCCCGCTTAACGTGCTGTCCCGGGGCGTTTTCGATAACACTCGCAGCATATTGATGAGCGGTGCCAACGCCATTATTAAGGCGGCCGGTGTTTTCTATAATAACTATGCGATGACATATAGCGCAGGTAACCTCGACATCACCTCTGCTTACCTTGAGAACTACAGCAACGGTAAGCTGGAAGATGGAACGGCAACAGGCGTTATCGCTTCGGATAAGAACCTGAACTTGACCGTAGATAACAGCACCACCAATTACGGCTGGATCAGCGGTAAGGGCGATGTGAATTTCAGCGTGTTAAAAGGTGTGCTGTATAACCGCAACACCATCGCCGCTAATAACGCACTGGCGATTAATGCCCTGAACGGTATCGAGAACTTTAAAGATATCCTGGCGGGAACCAGCCTTACCCTTACTACCCAACGGCACGTTACTAACAACAGCAACAGTAATATGCTTGGGCAAAGCATTAAGATTGATGCGGTAAAGGATATTAATAACCGAGGCAATATTGTCAGTGATTATGCATTAGCCGTGAAAACAGACGGTAACGTGTATAACTATCTCAATATGCTGAGTTATGGCACCGCGAAAGTGACCGCGAATAAAGTCACGAACAGCGGCAAGGACGCGGTTCTGGGCGGTTTTTACGGCCTTGATCTCGAAGCGAATGCGATCACAAATACCGGCACTATTGTCGGTCTGTAAATCGCAACAAAAGGCAGCAGCGATCGCTGCTGCCTTTCCTGATTTGATACCCGCCTACTGCCTTACGCGATCAGCGTAATCACGCGATTGTCCTCGATGAGATACTGGCCATTAAACTGGCATCCTTGTTTGCGCTTTGGCGTCAGCAACTGCGTTAGCTCAAGGGTAAAAGTTTCTGCCGCCGTATCGATGCTACAAATCCGTGCCGCTTCAAAACCGAAAAAACATTTCACGTCAGGATAGAGCGCTTTGAACAGACTCTCTTTGGCGGAAAATACTATCAGTAACGCCGTTTCATACGCCAAGCCACAGGCGGCAAGTAATCGCCGCTCCTCAGGGCTGGTGAACATCTCCGCTGTCTCTCTCATGGCCTTGGCGTCGAACATTTCAATATCAATGCCGGGCGTTAACCCTGCGTTACGCGGCGCAATAATAGCAATGGCGTGACCACGGGTATGAGAAAGGCTGCCGCACCAGCCCGCAGGCCAGACGGGCTCCCGGCCGGGAGACGTACCCACGTGACCATCGCATTCCGCGTTTTGTAATAATTGTCTGGCGGCATAGCGAGCCGCCAGGTACTCCGCGCGCCGTTTTGCTACCGCTTTATCAAGCACCGGGGGAAAAGGGATGGCATATTCGCTAAAAAGCGCATCCTGGTAAGCGGTTGCGTCGAATGTGACCTGGCAGTAAGCCATTGCCGGGAATTGCGTGATGAACCCCGTTTCCGAGTGCATCACGAAAGTAGAACAGGAATGGCTTAGTTGTGAAGTAAACATTTTATCTATCAATAAGTTAATGTGTTGTCTCATCGGTAACATGTTGCTAGCAAACGCAATCAGTGTACCGCAGGTGCGGTAGCCATCACGCATTTCTTTCTCCGCAAAGGCGCGGTGATTGAGAATCGTCTTGAGGAAATCACACTATTATCATCCATCAACGTTAAGGTTTTCTTTTATATTGTCACTTATCTATCCACCTCATGAATAATTTCACAGAATAATAAAAAGCTCCTTTCAGAATTTTTCATTGTGGTGATAAATGGAAATATAAAATATTTTCGCCAAATTAAAAATAATAACATCTTTATTATCAAGCGCATGGTGCTGTAAATATCATGGTGATGTTGTTGTGGTGATATATTTTCTTGCCATATAGACTTAAAAGGTATTTATTATCAATTTGTAAGGCTTATTACTCGCGACGGAGGGTTTTAATGAGAAGTAAATAACTTTATAGATTAGAGGGTGTGACTGATTAATCGCGTTTTTTATATGATGTAACGCTGATGTATTGATTTCCCTTGGTATTATTTCCTGCCTTTCAAAATGGATATAGCTGGTGTAGAGAATGGATGGTTGCACTAATTGATAGGCTTATTGTTAAAACATGTTGAGTTTTACCTCATTCGGTTCGCAACGTTGGCGACAAGATCTCCTGCGTTTGCAATGAATAATTAGTTGTTCATTTAAAGGATAAAAACATTCATCAGGGATATTACTTGATAGCACTCTGTTTTCTGAAAAAAAGTGTGCTGTCAATTAATTAAGACGCTTTGGCTTTCATTCATTAGGTTGGAATATATGGACATATCTCCCAATAATAGCTTTTTAGACAGTGCATCAGTGGCGAAAGAATGTACAGCGCTTCCTGCGTCGCCGTTTCCATTGAGTTCAGATCAGCAAGCGATTTGGTTTGCACAGACACTCAAT
This genomic interval from Kosakonia sacchari SP1 contains the following:
- a CDS encoding class I SAM-dependent methyltransferase; its protein translation is MAQNTNDIFNSEFSRQYDAYNERLGEIANNLHLLISLLLKKMPQQARILCVGVGTGSEIIRLAQHHPHWHFAGVDPSPDMLAVCQQKLDQAGIANRCTLHEGYLCELPASGDFDAVICLLVTHFIQHPQRDGIYSQMASQLKHGGRVITAEIAGDMHSPAFDEQLEVWTAMHETASQAPRDMAEIKAQLSQRLLLLPAEATEALIEQAGFTPPLRFFQSLLIHGWTARKS
- a CDS encoding MFS transporter produces the protein MTRKNRKVTIPVSIGYGMTDIMGGGAFTVIGAWLLFYYTTFVGLSPIQAASIVAIARIVDAIVSLFMGSFTDHFYKNFLGKKFGRRRFFLLIGAPLMLVYILLWLNGMNFWFYLAVYLAFEIIAAMVLIPWETLPSEMTKDFNDRTKLSTCRMFLSASGTFLATFIPGVLIGWLGEKNADAYLINGVVFAVLFMVCVFISWKVSWEREITPEMMQEMEKKRQTGNAAQTLTGVIKLFKDYASTLKIRAFRKHLAIYLFSFTAKDIYNTVFVFFCVYCLHVSSSLAGTLLSMSIVGLPVTLVAGFAIIKYGPSRLYVFAYSMMLLCLGGFFLVYQFPTENKVVLLVILAGFYQVGRCVLEFTPWNVFPFIPDIDEMITRQRREGLFAAVMTFSRKTTVAIATFAVGLLLQSGGFVKGSLQQPQEAITTIVMLLFIGTAGLLLVAMWQALTFHLNKRTHRIFVDELDRLKANGNKQSVTPEARKVVEDLTGHRYDTLWSDATVDDAVISTAGLSKSYMPK
- the pstS gene encoding phosphate ABC transporter substrate-binding protein PstS, whose product is MLNASVRLMAAALALSTTTVFAATNVTGAGGTFPAPVYAKWAAEYQKQTGSQVNYQGIGSSGGIKQIIAKTVDFGASDAPMSDDDLAKNGLFQFPTVIGGVVLAVNIPGVKSGELTLDGKTLGDIYLGTVKKWNDPEITKLNPKVKLPDTNINVVRRADGSGTSFVFTSYLSKVNADWASKVGKGSTVNWPVGLGGKGNDGVAAFVQRLPGSIGYVEYAYAKQNNLTWTKLFDADGKVVEPSQQSFSNSAKGADWSKSFAQDLTFQKGKDAWPISSTTFILVYKKQDDAAKGAEVLKFFDWSYKNGSTIASDLDYAPLPDSVTAQVRAAWKANVQDASGKPLF
- a CDS encoding two-partner secretion domain-containing protein — its product is MKNGTLYNANGVPVVDISKPNSNGLSHNVWDNLNVDKNGVIFNNSGSASDTVLGGTIQGNSNLTSGSAKVILNEVTSKNASTINGMMEVAGDKAALIIANPNGITVNGGGTINTDKLTLTTGTPDIQNDKLAGYSVNGGTITISKLDNASPTEILSRNVVLSGKVTADELNIVAGNNYVNTAGQVTGTVTASGSRNSYSVDVAQVGGMYANKINLISTESGVGVRNQGVIAGGSGGISIDANGQLLNSNAQIQSTGSTKINTNGKLDNTTGLITSAGAIYLDTNKNAIVNARSGTISTTADIYVNSGEFDNTNGKIAASGVLAVDTNNNTFTNVGKGNDVGIEAGIVTLKTGTLNNSNGQIHGGYLGLESGAINNNSGILETSGDMDIVSLGNVDNNKGLIRSASGHINILSGGTINNGSTKTADTVSSDSLGIAADTGVVINANSINNSGGQIASNGDVSLNSKGLVNNDSGNLLSNSKVIVKGDSYRNDYGGIGGKKGVEVSVNGDLSNYIGVVSAEEGDISLSANAVDTHGGFMMGQNISLDAKASVNTTRSLVLASEKLTIHAGGNVDNRDGNRFGNDFGLYFGMPQQTGGLIGKGGVEISGQNIYNNNSRIIAENGPMSLQAKGNIDNTRALMVSGADTAIKTGGAFYNNYATISSGGNLTLDTVSLENYSSGTLIDNNATGFINSEKDLTLNVDNNFTNYGWINGKGAVALNVAKGAFYNRNTLAADKALAINALNGIENFKDISAGGSLTLDTQRHVANNSNSNMVGNGITINAVNDINNRGNIVSDGDMNVVTKGNLYNYLYMLGAGDVAITANNVNNNNSLIEAGGDLTITSNGNVGNNRGTLRSLTGDVNVAAKGTVDNYNGKITSAGDVGISGNRLLNDYGQIAGLSDINLILTGNFDSYKGSVTSQMGDIKLVANSVDNNNGLIAGENISIDSKSGIYNNTALIAANKTLTVNAVGNIENRDGNNFSYYNGEYFGVAGDVGGMVGNAGVSLSAQNIYNTNSRILAENGPLNVLSRGVFDNTRSILMSGANAIIKAAGVFYNNYAMTYSAGNLDITSAYLENYSNGKLEDGTATGVIASDKNLNLTVDNSTTNYGWISGKGDVNFSVLKGVLYNRNTIAANNALAINALNGIENFKDILAGTSLTLTTQRHVTNNSNSNMLGQSIKIDAVKDINNRGNIVSDYALAVKTDGNVYNYLNMLSYGTAKVTANKVTNSGKDAVLGGFYGLDLEANAITNTGTIVGL
- a CDS encoding 4'-phosphopantetheinyl transferase family protein, which produces MFTSQLSHSCSTFVMHSETGFITQFPAMAYCQVTFDATAYQDALFSEYAIPFPPVLDKAVAKRRAEYLAARYAARQLLQNAECDGHVGTSPGREPVWPAGWCGSLSHTRGHAIAIIAPRNAGLTPGIDIEMFDAKAMRETAEMFTSPEERRLLAACGLAYETALLIVFSAKESLFKALYPDVKCFFGFEAARICSIDTAAETFTLELTQLLTPKRKQGCQFNGQYLIEDNRVITLIA